A region of the Litchfieldia alkalitelluris genome:
TCCGCTTATATGAACCTTATCTTTAGATTTATTCATATATTAGAGAAGTTAACCGGAATTTCTCCGCCTATATCTGCAACATAAGCCTCTACTAGATACATTAGCCGGAATTTTTCCGCCTATGAGTTCCTATACCTACGCGAAAAATCAACAAGGATGAATAACAGAGCTTTTTAAAAAGCCATGTTGCCTCATCCATAATCTGGTTTATTTATACTTCCTCTTTTTAAAAATAAGGCGCTCCAATAGGAACGCCTTTTTAAGATTTATTTCTTATCCTTTTCTTCATCCTTGACAATTTTCAATAGTTGCTCAAGCATATTAACCATATCTTGTTTTTGGTAAATTGAATCATTTGTTGCTGGTAAGTGGTTCTCCTTACTCTCCATTTCCTCAATTGCTTCTTGTTGTCGTTCATTTTCCCGAGAGAGATCAAGTCGTTCCTCAATCAAATAAGCAGGAATAAGTTGGCCGTCAGGTGTAACATACTTTTTATTTAACCGGCGAGTTTCTTTATCAAACAAGCTGTATACAATTGGTATGATAAATAAAGTTAAGAAGGTACTGCTAATTAATCCTCCTATGACAGAAATACCCATAGGTTGGTTCATCTCAGAGCCCTCTCCAATTCCAATTGCAAGAGGTAATAATCCTAAAATAGTCGTTGTCGCCGTCATTAGAATTGGACGTGTACGGTCCTTAACCGCTTCTACAATGGCATCGTAAGTTCTCATACCAGCGTTCTTCTTCTGATTGATATAGTCAATCAAGACGATTGCATTATTTACAACAATTCCAGCAAGTACAATAATTCCAATAAATGCAGTAAGCCCAATTGGTGTACGAGTAGCGGTAAGGGCTATTGCAACACCAATTACCATTAATGGCACAGTGAACATAATAACAAACGGATGTTTGAAAGATTCAAACTGTGCTGCCATAACTAAATAGATGAAGACTAATGCTAATACAAATGCTAACCCCAAATCATCCATAGATGATTCAAGTAATTCACGGTCACCACCGAAGGTAATTTCTATCTCATCTGCTAACTCTAGGTCAGCAATCTCCTTATCTACTTTTGCGGAAATATCACCTAAATTAGATGATGCGATATATTTTACTGTGAATTGAACGGCACTTTGTTGGTCTATTCGATTGATCGTCGTTGGTCCTTCACCAATCTCAATTGTAGTTACATCTTCTAATGCAATATAAGAGTTATCTGGTTTTTTAATTAACAGATCTCTTAACTGATCAATATTACTAGTCAATTCCCGATTATAACCAACGTTAACTGGATAGATTTCATTATTTTCATCGGTCATTTGTATAGCGGTTGTTCCACGAGTCACATCGTTTACAGTGGAAGCAATTTGGAATGGTAACAACCCTTCATCAAAGGCCTTATCACGATCAACGGTAATTTGTACTTCCTCAATCGTTTCTGACAAGTCTGTTGAAACCTCAGTTATTTCGTTCATATCTAATAAAGCTCTTTCGATTTCAGCAACAGCTTCGTATAATCTATTTTGATTATTATCCTTAACATTAAATGAAAGCGTATTTGGTGATGATCCTGCAGCAGATTGAACATTCATCGAGATTTCAGCTGTTGAATTAGCACTTGATGCTGCTCTTTCAATATCTCGCTTAATATCATCTATAAAGTCAAAGGTAGATATTGTTCGCTCATCTAGTTCTTTCATTTTTACATAGATTTCAGCTTCATTGGTACTCCCAGTTCCTGAATAGGAACCTTCCTGTGTACTTCCTATTGAGCTAACATACACATCAATGTCTGTTTTATCTTCCAATACTTCTTCAATTCGATTGACAGTTTCCTCTGTCTCTTCTAGTGTTGAGCCATTTTCAAGCTCAACATCAATTGTAAAGAAACCCTCATCACTACTTGGTAAAAATTCTGTTCCAACAGTTGTTAATCCAAAGACACTACCCGCTGTAATAATCACAGTCAAAATTAGTACTAGTGCTCGATTACGCAAACTCCATTTTGTAACGCCTTCTAGCGATTTAATAAAGGAAGATTCTTGTCTTTTAACCTCAATATTCTCTTTTGGTTGTTTTAAAAATCGACTTGCAAGCATTGGAACAACTGTTAATGCTACAAACAATGAAGCAAATAAACTAAATGCTATTGTCAACGCAAACTCAGTAAACAACTGACCGATAATCCCTGAAATAAAGATGACAGGTAAAAAGACAGCAACTGTGGTTAACGTAGATGCAATAATGGCCGTACCAACTTCCTTAGTTCCATCAGCCGCAGCTTCCTTTGGATCTTTCCCCATTGATAGATGGCGGTAGATATTTTCAATAACAACAATTGCATTATCAACCAGCATACCTATTCCTAGTGCAAGGCCACCAAGAGTTAATATATTTAAAGTAAAATCTGAAAAGTACATAAGTACAAACGTTACAATAACTGAATAAGGAATAGCAATCCCAATAATAAGTGGACTTCTAAAGCTTCTTAAAAAGAAGAATAGAACAATCATTGCAAACAATCCACCAAGTATTAATGTGTTCGACATATTTCCAATTGCAAGTTGAATAAAATCACCTTGATC
Encoded here:
- a CDS encoding efflux RND transporter permease subunit, yielding MKISNFSIRRPVFTLVSMFLVIILGLVSLLNIPLKLIPEINPPIGVVVVNYPSASPTEVVEKVTKPIEESLSTLPGLKTISSTSQENSSFTMMQFSWTTSIDEVESEVQSRIDSTTIAEDANKPRFMKFDPAQFPVIQMSLSTDTDSKTLQDLAGNLVSELYKAEGIASVSLSGTMIEEVRVVLDEDALQEYGLTQQDIVDRLRANSVSLPGNTIETNGKELTTRVISTIDSLDSIRETNITVNPTNGEKVTLSDISDVTLAPQEQNTITRANQEPALLVNVLQQSDANTAQVSESFQAELDELLSNEKYEDIQYDILFDQGDFIQLAIGNMSNTLILGGLFAMIVLFFFLRSFRSPLIIGIAIPYSVIVTFVLMYFSDFTLNILTLGGLALGIGMLVDNAIVVIENIYRHLSMGKDPKEAAADGTKEVGTAIIASTLTTVAVFLPVIFISGIIGQLFTEFALTIAFSLFASLFVALTVVPMLASRFLKQPKENIEVKRQESSFIKSLEGVTKWSLRNRALVLILTVIITAGSVFGLTTVGTEFLPSSDEGFFTIDVELENGSTLEETEETVNRIEEVLEDKTDIDVYVSSIGSTQEGSYSGTGSTNEAEIYVKMKELDERTISTFDFIDDIKRDIERAASSANSTAEISMNVQSAAGSSPNTLSFNVKDNNQNRLYEAVAEIERALLDMNEITEVSTDLSETIEEVQITVDRDKAFDEGLLPFQIASTVNDVTRGTTAIQMTDENNEIYPVNVGYNRELTSNIDQLRDLLIKKPDNSYIALEDVTTIEIGEGPTTINRIDQQSAVQFTVKYIASSNLGDISAKVDKEIADLELADEIEITFGGDRELLESSMDDLGLAFVLALVFIYLVMAAQFESFKHPFVIMFTVPLMVIGVAIALTATRTPIGLTAFIGIIVLAGIVVNNAIVLIDYINQKKNAGMRTYDAIVEAVKDRTRPILMTATTTILGLLPLAIGIGEGSEMNQPMGISVIGGLISSTFLTLFIIPIVYSLFDKETRRLNKKYVTPDGQLIPAYLIEERLDLSRENERQQEAIEEMESKENHLPATNDSIYQKQDMVNMLEQLLKIVKDEEKDKK